In one window of Fictibacillus phosphorivorans DNA:
- a CDS encoding AAA family ATPase, producing MVTILRGSTYMNMKNQMTIIKNAIAEVLTGKEELVELTMISIVNKGHLLLEDVPGTGKTVLAKSLARLIGGEFKRIQFTPDILPADITGIQFFHPKHQEFELRPGPVMTNILLADEINRATPRAQSSLLEVMEERQVTIDGETLPLPSPFLVLATQNPIESYGTFPLPEAQLDRFFMKLPSGFPNYDQEKEMLHMYRKNNPQDSLEPVFTLEDLLVMQEEVKHIHVSDSVDNYLLSIVHATRSHEFIENGVSPRGTLAFMRAAQGAAYVQGRTFVTPDDVQFVAPYVLTHRLVLTMEGTMRKTKDQVLKEILEAIIVPVESEAGR from the coding sequence ATAGTAACAATTTTGAGAGGAAGTACATACATGAATATGAAGAATCAGATGACAATCATTAAAAATGCTATAGCTGAAGTATTAACAGGAAAAGAAGAGCTTGTTGAACTGACGATGATTTCCATCGTCAACAAAGGTCATTTATTATTAGAAGATGTTCCTGGAACAGGAAAAACAGTACTTGCTAAAAGCCTCGCTCGATTGATAGGAGGCGAATTTAAAAGAATTCAATTTACACCAGATATTTTACCCGCTGATATTACGGGCATACAGTTCTTTCATCCTAAACATCAAGAGTTTGAGCTGCGTCCCGGTCCGGTGATGACGAACATCTTATTAGCAGATGAAATCAACCGCGCGACGCCTCGAGCACAATCCAGTTTATTAGAAGTGATGGAAGAAAGACAGGTTACGATTGATGGCGAAACCCTTCCCCTTCCGTCTCCTTTCTTAGTGCTAGCAACACAGAACCCTATTGAATCTTACGGAACATTTCCGCTTCCTGAGGCTCAGCTTGATCGTTTTTTTATGAAATTGCCGTCTGGTTTTCCGAATTACGATCAAGAAAAAGAAATGCTTCACATGTATCGTAAAAATAACCCTCAAGATTCTTTAGAACCTGTCTTCACTTTAGAAGATCTATTAGTCATGCAAGAAGAAGTAAAGCACATTCATGTTAGTGATAGTGTTGATAATTATTTACTATCCATTGTTCATGCAACCCGCAGTCATGAATTTATTGAGAACGGCGTGTCTCCCCGTGGCACCCTTGCTTTCATGAGAGCTGCTCAAGGCGCAGCTTATGTTCAAGGAAGAACGTTCGTTACCCCAGACGATGTTCAATTCGTAGCACCTTATGTATTAACTCATCGACTCGTATTGACGATGGAAGGAACGATGAGAAAGACGAAAGACCAAGTGTTAAAAGAGATCCTAGAAGCCATAATTGTGCCAGTAGAGTCTGAGGCAGGTAGATAA
- a CDS encoding 3D domain-containing protein gives MKKKWVITGALAFGLLVSAPVSGFAAMGDHTLRPGTWDNDVYELQGKLKALGFYDFAVTTGYYGPVTKQAVTDYQRAKSLSVDGIAGPQTFNSIQNNITKKSMTVAATAYTASCEGCSGTTFNGTNLKEIPYAKVVAVDPNVIPIGSVVYVPGYGYAVADDTGGGINGNEIDIFMKNYSDAINWGRKSVNITIIN, from the coding sequence ATGAAAAAAAAATGGGTAATTACAGGGGCTCTAGCATTCGGATTGCTCGTTTCTGCTCCCGTTAGTGGATTTGCAGCAATGGGGGATCACACTCTCCGACCGGGTACTTGGGACAATGACGTATATGAACTTCAAGGGAAATTAAAAGCGTTAGGATTCTACGATTTTGCTGTAACAACAGGGTATTATGGTCCTGTTACTAAACAAGCCGTAACAGACTACCAAAGAGCTAAAAGCTTATCAGTAGACGGTATTGCTGGACCTCAAACGTTTAACAGCATTCAAAATAATATTACAAAAAAGAGTATGACCGTGGCTGCAACTGCCTATACAGCAAGCTGTGAAGGGTGCAGTGGTACTACCTTTAATGGTACAAATTTAAAAGAAATTCCTTATGCGAAAGTAGTCGCTGTTGATCCGAATGTAATTCCAATCGGATCCGTCGTCTATGTTCCAGGTTACGGCTATGCTGTAGCTGACGATACTGGTGGTGGAATCAATGGTAATGAGATTGATATCTTTATGAAGAACTATTCTGATGCTATTAATTGGGGTAGAAAGAGCGTAAATATTACAATTATTAACTAA
- a CDS encoding aspartyl-phosphate phosphatase Spo0E family protein: MLLQLIEEKREVLLCLGKTYGLTAKETVICSQELDQLLNRLDDFIGEPNDNS, translated from the coding sequence ATGTTATTGCAATTAATTGAGGAAAAACGTGAAGTATTGTTATGTCTTGGCAAAACATATGGGTTAACCGCTAAAGAAACAGTGATCTGTAGTCAGGAATTAGATCAGTTATTGAATCGCTTAGATGATTTTATAGGAGAACCTAACGATAACTCGTAA
- a CDS encoding aspartyl-phosphate phosphatase Spo0E family protein: MREISIQERIRILREELYRISYQLNYELTHPKLVTISQQLDHLLNQYSKIQQKV, encoded by the coding sequence ATGAGAGAAATAAGTATTCAAGAACGAATTCGTATATTAAGAGAAGAATTATATCGAATCTCATATCAACTAAACTATGAACTAACACATCCTAAATTGGTCACGATAAGTCAACAACTCGACCATCTACTAAACCAGTACTCTAAAATTCAACAAAAAGTATAG
- a CDS encoding DEAD/DEAH box helicase, translating into MIDTSNLLLHAKWLHGNMVLWATKHSKRVHVNDWKPLLFTWHKPSFYGTMLDVDDDQNVYLNAGEAFDLFNRYPDFFLTKDNWEDDSWTFVNEANDVFRLMKKDKVTPDYEAWKTGLWSWRTNGERIESAWLNEALSTLPHDGSTYMPSNFNKDRMKGIPRQIISALNHLNEEEWLIRIGWRKDPKPFDIIFELSEPANDGEGNEDIWKLHVILQEKEDGIAVPYLGKSTLLPEEWKPFREMLDSDIELVTKLISWLKPNARKEIRNEITEKEAWDFLTLKSDLLRQIGLNVVLPAWWQTVQELQPKVKAKIKTKSQQSGGAPSFLGLNAIMQFDWRMSTGDEELTEEEFRKLVDGSRRLVRRNGQWYRVDPEWMKQVRHLIKNVDRTGIQLKDVLEQHLLNMETNPADEGLEGIESEGPMLDMEWDEPLNAWMDQLTEIKTLPIESKAQNLIGTLRDYQKTGSSWMYFLREFGLGGCLADDMGLGKTVQTIDYFLKVKEKEKQEGTFLLVCPTSVIGNWQKELQNFSPTLSVGLHYGGNRKKGDQFTEWYKKFDVVITSYTTCQLDFNEMSETYWEAIVLDEAQNIKNSYTKQSRSIRRLNGRHKIALTGTPVENRLLELWAIFDFLNPGYLGSEPSFQKKFVVPVEKDNDTFRLQQLKQLVQPFLLRRTKMDPAVQLNLPEKQEIKEYCPLSKEQASLYERLVQDTFEQLEKVTGMQRRGLLLAMLGKLKQICDHPALYTKNDKLGKLEDQSVKFAKTIELIDAILEKDEKCLIFTQFIFMGELIKKYVEKKFGRSVLFLHGSLSKQKRDQMIESFQDGEHPIFILSLKAGGTGLNLTEANHVIHYDRWWNPAVENQATDRAHRIGQKKFVTVHKMITLGTLEEKIDMMLESKKELSEKVIQSENWITELSTDELKDLFTLRKEWVES; encoded by the coding sequence ATGATCGATACAAGCAATCTTTTGCTACACGCGAAATGGCTACATGGAAACATGGTTCTATGGGCCACTAAACATTCGAAAAGAGTGCATGTAAACGACTGGAAACCTCTATTATTTACATGGCATAAGCCTTCATTTTATGGGACGATGCTAGATGTTGATGATGATCAGAATGTTTATTTAAATGCAGGGGAAGCATTTGATCTATTTAATCGTTATCCCGACTTTTTTCTGACGAAAGACAATTGGGAAGATGATTCTTGGACTTTTGTAAACGAGGCTAACGATGTCTTTCGTTTGATGAAAAAAGATAAGGTTACTCCTGATTATGAAGCATGGAAAACGGGTTTATGGTCATGGAGAACGAATGGAGAGCGGATAGAATCAGCGTGGTTGAATGAAGCACTCTCTACATTGCCACATGACGGAAGTACTTACATGCCCTCAAATTTTAATAAAGATCGCATGAAGGGTATTCCTCGACAGATCATATCCGCTTTAAATCATTTAAATGAAGAGGAATGGCTGATTAGAATCGGCTGGAGAAAAGATCCAAAGCCTTTTGATATCATTTTTGAACTGTCTGAACCTGCAAATGATGGTGAAGGTAATGAAGATATTTGGAAGCTACATGTCATTCTTCAAGAAAAAGAAGATGGAATAGCTGTACCTTATCTTGGAAAGAGTACACTTCTTCCAGAGGAGTGGAAACCTTTTAGAGAGATGTTAGATTCTGATATAGAGCTTGTAACTAAATTAATTTCTTGGTTAAAACCAAATGCGCGTAAAGAAATTCGAAATGAGATAACTGAAAAAGAGGCTTGGGACTTCTTAACGCTAAAAAGCGATCTGTTAAGACAGATCGGACTGAACGTTGTCCTTCCAGCTTGGTGGCAGACCGTTCAAGAACTTCAACCGAAAGTAAAAGCCAAGATAAAAACAAAATCGCAGCAATCTGGCGGTGCACCGTCTTTCCTTGGATTAAATGCAATCATGCAATTTGATTGGCGAATGTCAACGGGGGACGAAGAGCTTACGGAAGAAGAGTTTCGAAAACTCGTTGATGGCAGCAGAAGACTCGTGCGAAGAAACGGTCAATGGTACAGAGTCGATCCTGAGTGGATGAAACAAGTACGTCACTTGATCAAGAACGTGGATCGTACAGGCATTCAATTAAAAGATGTATTAGAACAACATCTACTAAATATGGAAACCAACCCTGCTGATGAGGGTCTTGAAGGAATAGAGTCTGAAGGGCCGATGCTCGACATGGAGTGGGATGAACCACTGAACGCGTGGATGGATCAGCTTACAGAGATCAAAACACTGCCAATCGAATCAAAAGCTCAAAACCTGATCGGAACGTTAAGAGACTATCAAAAGACAGGAAGTTCTTGGATGTATTTTCTCCGGGAATTCGGCCTTGGTGGGTGTTTAGCAGATGATATGGGATTAGGAAAAACCGTTCAGACCATTGACTATTTCTTAAAAGTGAAAGAAAAAGAAAAGCAGGAAGGTACTTTTTTGCTTGTATGTCCTACTTCTGTAATCGGAAACTGGCAAAAGGAGCTTCAAAACTTTTCACCGACTTTATCCGTAGGACTTCATTACGGAGGGAACCGGAAAAAAGGAGATCAATTTACGGAGTGGTACAAAAAGTTCGATGTTGTGATTACTTCTTATACAACTTGTCAGCTAGATTTTAATGAGATGAGTGAAACGTATTGGGAAGCGATCGTACTTGATGAAGCACAGAACATTAAGAACAGTTATACAAAACAATCAAGAAGTATCCGCAGACTTAACGGACGTCATAAGATTGCGTTAACAGGAACTCCAGTTGAAAACAGACTTCTTGAACTTTGGGCGATCTTTGACTTTTTAAATCCCGGATATTTAGGGAGCGAACCATCGTTTCAGAAAAAATTTGTGGTGCCAGTCGAGAAAGACAATGATACGTTCCGTTTACAGCAGTTAAAACAGCTCGTTCAACCCTTCTTGTTGCGTCGGACGAAGATGGATCCAGCCGTACAGCTTAATCTGCCTGAGAAACAAGAGATCAAAGAATATTGTCCGTTATCAAAAGAACAAGCTTCTCTGTATGAAAGACTTGTTCAAGATACGTTTGAGCAGTTAGAAAAGGTAACAGGTATGCAAAGACGTGGATTATTACTCGCGATGTTAGGTAAATTAAAGCAAATATGCGATCATCCGGCTCTTTATACAAAGAATGACAAGTTAGGGAAACTTGAGGATCAATCTGTAAAATTTGCAAAAACAATAGAATTGATCGATGCCATACTTGAAAAAGATGAAAAGTGTTTGATCTTTACTCAATTTATCTTTATGGGTGAATTAATCAAAAAGTATGTGGAGAAAAAATTCGGCCGGTCCGTACTCTTTTTGCATGGCAGTCTAAGCAAACAAAAACGTGACCAGATGATTGAAAGTTTTCAAGACGGAGAGCATCCGATCTTTATCTTATCTTTAAAAGCGGGTGGCACCGGACTCAACTTGACTGAAGCTAATCACGTTATTCATTACGATCGATGGTGGAATCCAGCGGTTGAAAATCAAGCAACGGATCGTGCCCATCGTATCGGACAGAAAAAATTCGTAACGGTGCACAAGATGATTACGCTTGGCACATTAGAAGAGAAGATTGACATGATGCTCGAGAGCAAAAAAGAACTCTCAGAAAAAGTGATTCAGAGTGAGAATTGGATTACAGAACTTTCAACAGACGAATTAAAAGATCTTTTTACGCTAAGAAAAGAATGGGTCGAATCCTAA
- a CDS encoding SDR family NAD(P)-dependent oxidoreductase codes for MYLPSFSLKGKTALVTGAGRGIGQAIAIGYAEAGADVVIVSRTQSDLEKTAQLIESVGTKAYLFEADVTNKDQVKGIFETLDLEQINVDILVNNAGMNIRSKAFDVSDEEWDTIMHTNLRSAFWFSQQAGQRMKESGGGKIITISSVAGHVALRTGVVYASTKAAIIQMTKNLALEWGQYGINVNSIGPWYFKTPLTEKLLADKEYLQDILDVTPQKRVGELPDLVGPAVFLASEAADYVNGQTLFVDGGMTIQGF; via the coding sequence GTGTATTTACCGTCATTTTCACTTAAAGGTAAAACAGCACTCGTAACGGGTGCTGGAAGAGGGATCGGACAGGCGATCGCAATTGGTTATGCAGAAGCTGGAGCGGATGTGGTGATTGTGTCTAGAACACAGTCTGATTTGGAAAAGACTGCACAGTTGATCGAAAGTGTTGGAACAAAAGCTTATCTTTTTGAGGCTGATGTTACGAACAAGGATCAAGTGAAAGGAATTTTTGAAACATTAGATTTAGAGCAGATCAACGTGGATATACTTGTGAACAATGCTGGGATGAATATACGATCAAAAGCATTCGATGTCTCTGATGAGGAGTGGGACACCATTATGCACACGAACCTTCGTTCAGCTTTTTGGTTCTCACAGCAAGCAGGTCAACGCATGAAGGAATCTGGAGGAGGAAAGATCATTACGATCTCTTCTGTTGCTGGACATGTCGCTCTTCGTACCGGAGTAGTCTATGCTTCTACTAAAGCTGCTATCATACAGATGACGAAGAACTTAGCACTTGAGTGGGGACAGTACGGAATAAATGTGAACAGCATCGGACCGTGGTATTTTAAGACACCTCTAACAGAGAAACTACTAGCTGATAAAGAGTATCTACAAGATATCCTTGATGTAACTCCACAGAAAAGAGTAGGAGAATTACCTGACCTTGTAGGGCCAGCGGTGTTTTTAGCCAGTGAAGCCGCTGATTATGTGAACGGACAAACTCTATTTGTTGATGGTGGAATGACCATCCAAGGGTTTTGA
- a CDS encoding HU family DNA-binding protein: protein MKKMDLVDAVRNATSMNKKESALAVDAVLDAITDALKNGESVQLIGFGTFETRNRNARKGRNPLTGEEIMIQASNVPAFKPGKSLKEAVKAV, encoded by the coding sequence ATGAAAAAGATGGATTTAGTAGATGCCGTTCGAAATGCAACGAGTATGAACAAAAAAGAATCAGCGCTAGCCGTTGATGCAGTGCTAGATGCGATTACAGATGCTTTGAAAAACGGTGAGAGCGTTCAGCTTATCGGTTTCGGAACATTTGAAACAAGAAACCGTAATGCAAGAAAAGGACGTAATCCTCTTACTGGTGAAGAGATCATGATTCAAGCTAGCAACGTGCCTGCTTTCAAGCCAGGTAAATCGCTAAAAGAAGCGGTAAAAGCCGTTTAA
- a CDS encoding PAS domain-containing sensor histidine kinase codes for MKVLSQDELPAVATLKEMIDVLPEFVCLRYPDGTWAEANRFALNIYGIDHDEYKGKSLEELETRLSYEAIERCSLSDKRAWETRKPIKTAEKIIMKSGRKVMLELIKQPTFTSDGKPQVLVVTGRDITPHKQKEEELSVALDLLESVLKGTTDAILIINTRQEVIKVNDAFMQMFGWAEEDFSEDNDDYPVITPAHLQGESKEIINLLKQGQSVPLHETQRIHKDGTVFDVSASFSNICDMDGKIMGFVIVYRDITSQKKVERALRESEAKYRLIAEHSTDLITVIDPTGIIQYVSPSHLPVLGYEDGEIKGAILEMVHPDDLQSLSELFMRALVKKEPFQTEFRLVHKNGDWILLEARGVPVMTKDGHVESLVTFARDVTKAKQTEELMLKSEKLSVLGELAAGVAHEIRNPLTSLKGFTKLLSDADDVIRLEYLRIMESELNRINDIVGELMLVAKPQAVSFEHTNIQELIYSVVRLLETQAIMRNIQIWVNISDNIPLVYGVENQLKQLFINLLKNAIESMDKDGEIHIKIGTRNDSVLLELKDQGCGIPAERLKTLGEPFYTTKEKGTGLGLMVCFKIIEEHGGAIQFSSVENEGTKVEIELPTAPSSSH; via the coding sequence ATGAAAGTATTAAGTCAGGACGAATTACCTGCAGTGGCCACTTTAAAAGAAATGATTGATGTCCTGCCCGAATTTGTTTGTTTAAGGTATCCGGATGGAACTTGGGCAGAAGCGAACCGGTTCGCTCTTAATATTTATGGAATCGACCACGATGAATATAAAGGAAAAAGTCTTGAGGAACTAGAAACAAGACTTTCATATGAAGCAATTGAAAGATGTAGCCTTTCTGATAAGAGAGCTTGGGAAACAAGGAAACCAATCAAAACAGCTGAAAAGATTATAATGAAAAGCGGTCGTAAAGTGATGCTGGAGCTCATCAAGCAGCCAACCTTTACGAGTGATGGTAAACCGCAGGTGTTGGTAGTCACAGGACGTGATATAACACCTCATAAACAGAAGGAAGAAGAGCTGAGTGTGGCTCTAGATTTATTAGAGTCGGTTCTAAAAGGAACTACAGATGCCATTCTCATTATCAATACAAGACAAGAAGTCATAAAGGTGAACGATGCATTCATGCAGATGTTTGGCTGGGCCGAAGAGGATTTCTCAGAGGATAATGACGACTATCCTGTTATTACTCCCGCACATTTGCAAGGTGAATCGAAGGAAATCATCAATCTTTTAAAACAGGGACAATCCGTTCCCCTTCATGAAACACAGCGTATACACAAAGATGGAACGGTTTTTGACGTATCAGCATCTTTTTCAAACATATGTGACATGGACGGTAAGATTATGGGGTTCGTAATCGTATACCGTGATATTACTTCTCAGAAAAAAGTAGAGCGTGCTCTACGGGAAAGTGAGGCGAAATATCGTTTGATCGCAGAACATTCTACAGATCTTATTACTGTGATTGATCCGACTGGCATTATTCAATATGTATCTCCTTCACACCTACCTGTACTCGGGTATGAAGATGGTGAGATTAAAGGTGCTATTTTAGAAATGGTCCATCCTGATGATTTACAGAGCCTTTCTGAACTTTTTATGAGAGCTCTTGTGAAAAAAGAGCCGTTTCAGACGGAATTCAGGTTGGTTCATAAAAACGGTGATTGGATTTTACTAGAAGCACGCGGTGTTCCAGTTATGACGAAAGACGGTCATGTGGAGAGCTTAGTTACCTTTGCTAGAGATGTAACGAAAGCAAAGCAGACAGAAGAGCTTATGTTAAAATCAGAGAAACTTTCTGTTCTAGGTGAGCTTGCTGCAGGAGTCGCACACGAAATACGGAATCCATTAACTTCACTTAAAGGGTTTACGAAACTTTTATCAGATGCAGACGATGTGATTCGATTGGAATACTTAAGAATCATGGAGTCAGAGTTGAACCGGATCAACGACATCGTTGGAGAGCTTATGCTCGTAGCCAAACCACAGGCGGTTAGTTTTGAACATACAAATATTCAAGAATTGATCTATAGTGTTGTAAGGTTGCTCGAAACGCAAGCCATCATGAGAAACATACAGATCTGGGTAAACATTTCTGATAACATACCGCTTGTATATGGTGTTGAAAATCAGCTTAAACAACTTTTCATCAACCTATTAAAGAACGCGATCGAAAGTATGGATAAAGACGGAGAAATCCATATTAAAATCGGAACACGAAACGATTCTGTCCTTCTTGAGTTGAAAGATCAAGGCTGTGGTATTCCAGCAGAACGGTTGAAAACCCTTGGAGAACCCTTTTATACCACAAAGGAAAAGGGCACGGGCTTAGGATTGATGGTGTGTTTTAAGATCATTGAAGAGCACGGTGGTGCTATTCAATTCTCTTCTGTTGAGAACGAAGGAACGAAAGTAGAAATCGAACTTCCAACTGCACCGTCTTCATCACATTAA
- a CDS encoding helix-turn-helix transcriptional regulator, producing the protein MTQEEIVDLLTGKIKLVRTELGYTQDKMADILGISKKTLVQIEKERMKASWTVIVAMCALFRNSDILNHALGGNPLDVMELVVHEYVAVPKEKTWGGHVWWKEIDSRKGYRLQQNVISQHFRILDQNDYRVYSSFEENEARKRLKEI; encoded by the coding sequence ATGACACAAGAAGAAATTGTGGACTTATTAACAGGAAAGATTAAACTGGTTCGAACGGAACTGGGATATACTCAAGACAAGATGGCCGATATATTAGGGATTTCAAAGAAAACGTTAGTGCAAATCGAAAAAGAAAGAATGAAAGCGAGCTGGACTGTAATCGTTGCTATGTGTGCATTATTTCGAAACTCAGACATTCTTAACCATGCCCTAGGTGGAAACCCACTTGATGTAATGGAACTCGTCGTTCATGAATATGTAGCGGTACCGAAAGAAAAAACGTGGGGTGGACATGTCTGGTGGAAAGAGATAGATTCACGTAAAGGCTACCGACTGCAGCAGAATGTAATCAGTCAACATTTTCGAATTCTTGATCAAAATGATTATCGGGTATATAGTTCCTTTGAAGAAAATGAAGCAAGAAAGAGATTGAAAGAGATATAG
- a CDS encoding metallophosphoesterase family protein produces the protein MNWRTKLTALVISGALTIPAGQAHAFLSSIDKQDGGIGNTENYLDMVPNLALDPKVDNIIYPLMSTPAIKKNGSDLTIKVDTKDKNPAGWEVSLNPTEAANIDGTFTLPVKNVQKGSSYWKDSSSIYEVTVQIPDEVPEELFDLQVSYTGNGTRITDDEPNSVKVVKEFKKEFKFMHLTDIHVGSPRNVADPANITEAGLWHPDRTKRWLYLQKTIKQVNLLKPDFVVMTGDLMYGQMNPKEYIYEYEETYRMLKQFDVPVYIVPGNHDYYAQDATLTDGAKYWEQYFGPQYFSFDYGPYAHMIGYNSFDWHKFDRQGHGSVSVPTWGGQIRDEQMEWIKKDLADNKSSAQPEQVRGLFSHHNPLWRDRDIWPSTDPHVNEYWKEYDAKHDPQHLTTLIKGEALGIKYDQQWHGEGSHELIDVMKQNNVNISLHGHTHIDNITEQDGILYSTTASIELSAKPWVGYRLFEKNATDNKFNSYVYEGPDRSMPVYQNGNTSAGVVSFENKFQLPNDGSQVTQTATVTNRLNKSLTVNIPFYMKQGSYTPSVGKVVETQLYGSKQFVEVQVTIPPNTVENVELKR, from the coding sequence ATGAATTGGAGAACGAAGCTAACAGCACTTGTTATTTCGGGTGCTTTAACGATACCTGCTGGTCAAGCACATGCCTTCTTGTCCAGTATAGACAAGCAAGATGGTGGGATTGGAAACACAGAAAACTATTTGGATATGGTACCTAATTTGGCACTAGATCCAAAAGTAGATAATATTATTTATCCACTTATGTCAACTCCGGCAATAAAAAAGAACGGATCTGATCTGACGATTAAGGTGGATACAAAAGATAAGAATCCAGCAGGATGGGAAGTTTCTTTAAATCCAACTGAAGCAGCGAATATTGATGGAACATTTACTCTTCCTGTAAAAAATGTGCAAAAAGGATCTTCTTATTGGAAGGATAGTTCTTCTATTTATGAAGTTACGGTACAAATCCCAGATGAGGTTCCAGAAGAGTTATTTGATCTGCAAGTTTCTTATACCGGGAATGGAACCCGTATTACAGATGATGAACCAAACTCGGTAAAGGTAGTTAAAGAGTTCAAGAAAGAATTTAAGTTTATGCATTTAACGGATATTCATGTTGGCTCTCCACGCAATGTTGCAGACCCTGCTAATATTACTGAAGCAGGATTGTGGCACCCAGATCGAACGAAACGTTGGTTATATCTCCAAAAAACGATTAAACAAGTGAATTTGTTAAAGCCAGATTTTGTGGTGATGACTGGTGATTTAATGTATGGACAGATGAATCCGAAAGAATATATCTATGAATATGAAGAAACATACCGCATGCTGAAGCAGTTTGATGTTCCTGTGTATATCGTACCAGGGAACCATGATTATTATGCACAAGATGCTACACTAACTGATGGCGCTAAGTATTGGGAACAATATTTCGGTCCTCAATATTTCTCATTTGATTATGGACCATATGCTCACATGATCGGATACAACTCTTTTGATTGGCACAAGTTTGATAGACAAGGCCACGGATCCGTATCTGTTCCTACTTGGGGTGGACAGATACGTGATGAGCAGATGGAGTGGATCAAAAAAGATTTAGCAGATAACAAATCCAGTGCACAACCTGAACAAGTAAGGGGATTATTTTCTCACCATAATCCGTTATGGCGTGACCGTGACATATGGCCGTCAACAGATCCGCATGTAAACGAGTATTGGAAAGAATATGATGCTAAGCATGATCCTCAGCATTTAACAACGCTCATAAAAGGTGAGGCGCTCGGTATTAAATACGATCAGCAATGGCATGGTGAAGGGTCTCATGAACTAATCGATGTAATGAAGCAGAACAACGTTAATATATCTTTGCATGGACATACGCACATCGATAATATTACAGAGCAAGACGGTATTTTGTATTCCACGACTGCTTCTATTGAATTATCAGCTAAACCATGGGTAGGTTATCGTTTGTTTGAGAAGAATGCAACTGATAATAAATTTAATTCATACGTATATGAAGGTCCGGATAGATCCATGCCGGTATATCAAAATGGGAATACGTCAGCCGGAGTTGTTTCATTTGAAAATAAGTTTCAACTACCAAACGATGGATCTCAAGTTACCCAAACAGCTACAGTTACGAATCGTTTAAATAAATCTTTGACTGTAAATATCCCATTCTATATGAAACAAGGCAGCTACACGCCTTCTGTTGGTAAAGTAGTTGAAACACAATTATATGGTTCGAAACAGTTTGTAGAGGTGCAAGTAACCATTCCACCAAATACGGTAGAGAATGTTGAATTAAAAAGATAA
- a CDS encoding chemotaxis protein CheW: MSLSTQTLKNVVITAGVEQYGLPIEHVASIERVLDITPMPEMPSDVLGIIHLRGNVIPIIDFGQLIGKGKTEITDQTRIVILQNEENFLGLLTEAATDVIDIEEDSIQSPGSFRSREDSLIKGVSKQDLHLVIVLNCPVIFSNRNL; encoded by the coding sequence ATGTCACTTAGCACTCAAACTTTAAAGAATGTAGTAATAACAGCTGGTGTTGAACAATATGGCCTACCGATCGAACATGTTGCTTCGATCGAGCGCGTTCTGGACATAACACCGATGCCAGAGATGCCTTCAGATGTATTAGGAATCATTCATTTAAGAGGAAACGTTATTCCGATTATTGATTTTGGACAGCTGATCGGTAAAGGGAAGACAGAGATCACAGATCAGACTAGAATTGTTATTTTGCAGAATGAAGAAAACTTTTTAGGGCTACTAACTGAAGCGGCAACCGATGTTATTGATATTGAAGAAGATTCCATACAATCACCAGGAAGTTTTCGTTCAAGAGAAGACTCGTTAATAAAAGGTGTCTCTAAGCAGGATCTTCATCTAGTCATCGTACTAAATTGTCCTGTCATTTTTAGCAACAGAAATTTATAA